A region from the Diadema setosum chromosome 13, eeDiaSeto1, whole genome shotgun sequence genome encodes:
- the LOC140236689 gene encoding UMP-CMP kinase-like isoform X4: MASVKPLVVFVLGGPGAGKGTQCQKIVEKYGFVHLSAGDLLREERKSGSADGELIENHIKNGQIVPVEITLSLLERSMTQSATKKFLIDGFPRNEDNLSGWNNRMTDKVDFKFVLFFDCSKDTCVNRILERGKTSGRSDDNVESLEKRFVTYWNQTKPIIDHYDAQGKVRKINAEEGPDNVFSAVMQVFQESGL; the protein is encoded by the exons ATGGCTAGTGTCAAACCTTTAGTGGTCTTTGTGCTGGGTGGACCAGGAGCTGGAAAGGGGACCCAGTGCCAGAAGATTGTTGAG aaatatgGCTTCGTTCACCTATCAGCTGGAGACTTGCTCCGAGAGGAAAGGAAAAGTGGATCAGCAGATGGTGAACTCATTGAAAACCACATCAAGAATGGCCAGATAGTTCCTGTGGAGATTACACTCAGTTTGCTTGAAAGG AGCATGACCCAGAGCGCAACAAAGAAGTTTCTCATCGATGGATTTCCCAGGAATGAAGACAACCTCTCAGGCTGGAACAACAGAATGACAGACAAAGTGGACTTCAAGTTTGTCTTATTTTTTGATTGCTCAAAGGAT ACATGTGTAAACAGAATTCTCGAGAGAGGCAAGACAAGCGGCCGTTCAGATGACAATGTTGAGAGCTTAGAAAAGAG ATTTGTAACATACTGGAATCAGACCAAACCAATCATTGACCACTATGACGCTCAGGGTAAAGTTAGGAAAATCAACGCAGAGGAGGGCCCCGACAAT GTGTTTTCAGCAGTGATGCAAGTTTTTCAGGAGTCAGGTCTCTGA
- the LOC140236689 gene encoding UMP-CMP kinase-like isoform X1 — MSLSDIEEPILMAVQSPAVGVRSDVMASVKPLVVFVLGGPGAGKGTQCQKIVEKYGFVHLSAGDLLREERKSGSADGELIENHIKNGQIVPVEITLSLLERSMTQSATKKFLIDGFPRNEDNLSGWNNRMTDKVDFKFVLFFDCSKDTCVNRILERGKTSGRSDDNVESLEKRFVTYWNQTKPIIDHYDAQGKVRKINAEEGPDNVFSAVMQVFQESGL, encoded by the exons GCTGTCCAGTCTCCAGCTGTTGGTGTGAGGTCGGATGTCATGGCTAGTGTCAAACCTTTAGTGGTCTTTGTGCTGGGTGGACCAGGAGCTGGAAAGGGGACCCAGTGCCAGAAGATTGTTGAG aaatatgGCTTCGTTCACCTATCAGCTGGAGACTTGCTCCGAGAGGAAAGGAAAAGTGGATCAGCAGATGGTGAACTCATTGAAAACCACATCAAGAATGGCCAGATAGTTCCTGTGGAGATTACACTCAGTTTGCTTGAAAGG AGCATGACCCAGAGCGCAACAAAGAAGTTTCTCATCGATGGATTTCCCAGGAATGAAGACAACCTCTCAGGCTGGAACAACAGAATGACAGACAAAGTGGACTTCAAGTTTGTCTTATTTTTTGATTGCTCAAAGGAT ACATGTGTAAACAGAATTCTCGAGAGAGGCAAGACAAGCGGCCGTTCAGATGACAATGTTGAGAGCTTAGAAAAGAG ATTTGTAACATACTGGAATCAGACCAAACCAATCATTGACCACTATGACGCTCAGGGTAAAGTTAGGAAAATCAACGCAGAGGAGGGCCCCGACAAT GTGTTTTCAGCAGTGATGCAAGTTTTTCAGGAGTCAGGTCTCTGA
- the LOC140236689 gene encoding UMP-CMP kinase-like isoform X2 has translation MILRLFKGFASKAVQSPAVGVRSDVMASVKPLVVFVLGGPGAGKGTQCQKIVEKYGFVHLSAGDLLREERKSGSADGELIENHIKNGQIVPVEITLSLLERSMTQSATKKFLIDGFPRNEDNLSGWNNRMTDKVDFKFVLFFDCSKDTCVNRILERGKTSGRSDDNVESLEKRFVTYWNQTKPIIDHYDAQGKVRKINAEEGPDNVFSAVMQVFQESGL, from the exons GCTGTCCAGTCTCCAGCTGTTGGTGTGAGGTCGGATGTCATGGCTAGTGTCAAACCTTTAGTGGTCTTTGTGCTGGGTGGACCAGGAGCTGGAAAGGGGACCCAGTGCCAGAAGATTGTTGAG aaatatgGCTTCGTTCACCTATCAGCTGGAGACTTGCTCCGAGAGGAAAGGAAAAGTGGATCAGCAGATGGTGAACTCATTGAAAACCACATCAAGAATGGCCAGATAGTTCCTGTGGAGATTACACTCAGTTTGCTTGAAAGG AGCATGACCCAGAGCGCAACAAAGAAGTTTCTCATCGATGGATTTCCCAGGAATGAAGACAACCTCTCAGGCTGGAACAACAGAATGACAGACAAAGTGGACTTCAAGTTTGTCTTATTTTTTGATTGCTCAAAGGAT ACATGTGTAAACAGAATTCTCGAGAGAGGCAAGACAAGCGGCCGTTCAGATGACAATGTTGAGAGCTTAGAAAAGAG ATTTGTAACATACTGGAATCAGACCAAACCAATCATTGACCACTATGACGCTCAGGGTAAAGTTAGGAAAATCAACGCAGAGGAGGGCCCCGACAAT GTGTTTTCAGCAGTGATGCAAGTTTTTCAGGAGTCAGGTCTCTGA
- the LOC140236689 gene encoding UMP-CMP kinase-like isoform X3, which yields MLPLKLKAVQSPAVGVRSDVMASVKPLVVFVLGGPGAGKGTQCQKIVEKYGFVHLSAGDLLREERKSGSADGELIENHIKNGQIVPVEITLSLLERSMTQSATKKFLIDGFPRNEDNLSGWNNRMTDKVDFKFVLFFDCSKDTCVNRILERGKTSGRSDDNVESLEKRFVTYWNQTKPIIDHYDAQGKVRKINAEEGPDNVFSAVMQVFQESGL from the exons GCTGTCCAGTCTCCAGCTGTTGGTGTGAGGTCGGATGTCATGGCTAGTGTCAAACCTTTAGTGGTCTTTGTGCTGGGTGGACCAGGAGCTGGAAAGGGGACCCAGTGCCAGAAGATTGTTGAG aaatatgGCTTCGTTCACCTATCAGCTGGAGACTTGCTCCGAGAGGAAAGGAAAAGTGGATCAGCAGATGGTGAACTCATTGAAAACCACATCAAGAATGGCCAGATAGTTCCTGTGGAGATTACACTCAGTTTGCTTGAAAGG AGCATGACCCAGAGCGCAACAAAGAAGTTTCTCATCGATGGATTTCCCAGGAATGAAGACAACCTCTCAGGCTGGAACAACAGAATGACAGACAAAGTGGACTTCAAGTTTGTCTTATTTTTTGATTGCTCAAAGGAT ACATGTGTAAACAGAATTCTCGAGAGAGGCAAGACAAGCGGCCGTTCAGATGACAATGTTGAGAGCTTAGAAAAGAG ATTTGTAACATACTGGAATCAGACCAAACCAATCATTGACCACTATGACGCTCAGGGTAAAGTTAGGAAAATCAACGCAGAGGAGGGCCCCGACAAT GTGTTTTCAGCAGTGATGCAAGTTTTTCAGGAGTCAGGTCTCTGA